From Ochotona princeps isolate mOchPri1 chromosome X, mOchPri1.hap1, whole genome shotgun sequence, one genomic window encodes:
- the LOC101530036 gene encoding melanoma-associated antigen B3, with product QQGTTSTTVSVDASGTRSSKRAIKRKQSSSQAPVSNVRSPRGALTNIAGTLVQFIMYTSKKKKPIMKADMLKIIPKKYQKDFLEILRRAAFNIEVVFGVDLKEVDSTKHSYALVSKMNLPNNGILNRSRGLPQTGLLMNILAVIFLKGNSASEEKLWEFLNKMKVFAGKRHFLFGEPRKLITKDFVKLKYLEYRQVPNSDPACYEFLWGPRAYAETSKMKVLEFLAKIHNTVPSAFPARYEEALRDERERAEARDT from the coding sequence CAACAGGGAACCACATCTACCACAGTATCCGTAGATGCTTCTGGAACAAGATCATCCAAAAGAGCCATCAAGAGAAAACAAAGTTCGTCTCAAGCCCCAGTCTCCAATGTCAGGTCTCCAAGAGGTGCTTTAACCAACATTGCAGGGACGTTGGTGCAGTTCATAATGTAcacatctaaaaagaaaaagccaattATGAAAGCTGATATGCTGAAAATTATACCTAAAAAGTACCAAAAAGATTTCCTTGAGATTCTTAGAAGAGCTGCTTTCAACATAGAGGTGGTTTTTGGTGTTGACCTGAAGGAAGTTGATTCTACCAAGCACTCCTACGCTCTTGTCAGCAAAATGAATCTCCCCAACAATGGGATATTGAATCGTAGCAGGGGGCTTCCCCAGACAGGTCTCCTGATGAATATCTTGGCTGTGATCTTTCTGAAGGGCAACAGTGCTTCTGAGGAAAAGCTCTGGGAATTCCTGAATAAGATGAAGGTGTTTGCTGGAAAGAGACACTTCTTATTTGGGGAGCCCAGGAAGCTCATCACCAAAGACTTTGTGAAGCTTAAATACCTGGAGTACCGCCAGGTTCCCAACAGTGATCCTGCATGCTACGAGTTCCTGTGGGGTCCCAGAGCCTATGCTGAAACCAGCAAGATGAAAGTCCTGGAGTTTTTGGCCAAGATCCACAACACAGTGCCCAGTGCCTTCCCAGCCAGGTACGAAGAGGCATTGAGAGATGAGAGGGAGCGTGCTGAAGCCAGAGACACTTAG